aaaacGGTCCCTAGTCTCCTCGCCACTGATTCATTGTTTTGCTAACCTTCTAGGTTCACTTGGTAGAAACGCTTTGTTTGTATATCTACTATTTAAAATACTAACTTGCGATGCTGCGCTTTATATTAAAACCAAATGTAATCTGACACTGtctgtaataaatatataatttaattttaatatatatttttagcattttaaatggttataaaaaaatatgctaCACATTATATTCCTTAATATTGATTATTTATTGTcatcaatatttatataattattaacatGTACAGTTGTTGGTAACTACTGTAAGTTAGTGAGGGCTGAATGTAAACATTTGTTcttatttacagctttagaaatgtaACATATTGACAAATCCATTACAACTATATTTGAATACACGAATCGATTATAAATACGtctgtttttttaaaataaatattttagatctcttaaccctaccccaacctctaaacataaccacatttcaacaatataaaaacatgtaacaagtaGAATACTTAACtcacacattttattattttaagctaAATGACGAGTGTGTTAACCAGTACTGTATACAGCATTTCTAACGTAATGAAATTGGGGAcgtactaaataaaaataaaagtgttatcATATACTATAGCCAAAATTCCAGATTCAccttatgtaaaacaaatatgTTGCAACAGATGACTGCAACCAGCAACTCTTGTTTGAATCAGTGTGGTTGACCTTAGTTATTGCTGATCTGATTGGAGATCAGTTTGCGTTCAACATCGATTCAGTTTTCACTGTGGGATCAGCGCCCCCTAGCGGAACCGCGAAACATTTCGAGACTGTATGACGTAATGAAGTCTCTTTTCCTGAAATCACGTGACTTGGCCAGTTTTATACGCGATCCGAAGCACTGGTTTGAACCAAATGATTGGTAAAGGGTTCGAAAGCGCCCATCACTGCTGTAAGTACTGGACTAGTGTGTGCGTCAACTAGCCAATGGTGGCAGTGCAGTCTTGTCACGGTTTAACCTGTTGCTGTTACACTTTCAGAGAAGAGAACGCTTAGAAGTtaagagttttattttttaatatattcagatattTGCTTTTCTTCCAATCAGATGTGATTGAAGTAAAACTGTCGCATTGATCGTTTCTTTGGGTTCAAGGTAATCGCCCAGCACAGTGGGTGAGTTTACTTGCTGAAGTGTTTCTTTTTTCGCCACAAACTTGATTTTTCTTGTAACTGTTATGAATTAAACTTATTTAACAACTGCGATTTTCCACTTTTAGCTCAGCAttactgaaatgttttgtttggatattttttccgttatgtttgttatttagcTGAATAGGCGTTGTTTGTAATGTAGTAATGCAACGacagtataaattatttattagttAATAGCCCAGATATGTAAATTCACGAGATTGCTAAATCGTAGTCTTTGTCAGTTTAGTTGGTCTGTCATTCATCAAAGTTGTGTTTAGCTGCTAGAGGTAAAAGGTCGTACTGTTTTGTGTTTTCATAgtatgtcttaaagggatagttcacctaaaaatgaaaattctgttattattcacTCACCTTGCtgtggttccaaacccatatgactttcattcttgcATGGGACATTACATGAGATCTTAGacagaatgtcagcctcagtcaccttcatttaattattattattttttttttaccatacaaaaagtgaatggtgactgaggctatcccTTACATTTTGTTATGTCTTCCACagtttgaacaacataagggtgagcactggtaaattacagaattaaaaGTTTTGtggtgtgtctcaatcagctctctAGCTCCCAttgtcatgaatcagtatattgtgaacaTGAATTTGCGCAAGTGTGTTCATTCATCCACTGATCATTGGGACACTTACAACTCAGTCACCCATGGCATGATTACGAGCTTGCGCATTCAAGTGCctggtattaaaggaatagttcacacaaaaatgaaaattctcttgtgATTCTCAGGTGACctgaaccaaaaaaaaacaactccagtggttaaatctatatcttcagaagcgatatgataggtaaaTGTGAGAAAGAGagcaatgtttaagtccttttttttttttttttaaatgtttttttatatatatactaaaaatctccacctttgaccagccccaaccagtacgTGGCTGAATTTGAAAgccacttccacaccagaatgtggaaatgaaagtgaaagtgtagatttacatttaaaaataacgtaaatattgatctgtttctcacccatacctatcatatcacttcagaatatctagatttaaccactgcagtcttattacttttatgctgcctttatgtactgtTTGGTCTTTctgaggtctggtcaccattcacttgcattgtgaggaccaacagagctgatatattctataatgtttttgggggtgaactaaccctttataaATCTCTGTATAAATGGCACGGTTGTGCATTTTCATTGTAGATTTTAGTTATTatgaaaaagaaatacaaatataaagggatcttgtaattgtattttaaatcttGTAACAACTcgtatttaaaagattgtttccctttcatgGTAATTTTGGATGGACATAACAATCAACatctattttaaaaagaaaataaggctTAGACTTCATAGTTGTACACTTAATTTTATACATACGTTTCAAAATGACAGTACATTGTAATTGCTAGTGAGCCTTCAAGTTTTATAGTAATGACAAACCTGTCTTTTCTTTGGTAGAAGTACTATAAATAAGTACTGTAAATAATTTCTAAGGGTCTTGTAATATACTGATATGAAGTCGTATGCATTTTGTTTAAGGAATATGTGTAGTACGAAGGTTTGGCATCACTAGCAGCATTCACCACGGCGGGGGATAACCGACCTATCGTGTGCAGGGTGGTTATCTACCTACAGCGGGACATGTCAGGAGAGAGCTGCCTGCACAAGCTCCAACCACACACTGGGCCCATTGTGTCAGTCCCTTCAGCGGCTTGTCCCAAGACTAACGCTTGCACCTACCATGGTGTATCTGGCAATAAATATGTGCAGCTCAATGTTGGTGGAAATCTTTACTATTCAACACTGCAAGTACTCACCCGGCAGGACACCCTGCTGAGGTCCATGTTCAGCGGAAAGATTGAGGTGCTTACTGATATGGAAGGTGAGTTATTTAGCCAGTGCAGAGCCACTTTGAGATAAGATGAAACCTCTTTAACCTTGGCCCACAGTGCTTACGCAACTTAAAGCGGATTCTCTGTTCTTTTTAGGTTGGATTCTAATTGATCGCTGTGGGAAGCACTTTTGTTCAATTCTCAGCTATCTCCGTGATGGATTTGTGACCTTACCTAAAAGCAGACAGGGTATTATGGAGCTCATGGCGGAAGCCAAGTATTACCAGATCCAGGGGTTGTTAGACATGTGCCAGAGGGCTCTGCaggtttgttaaaggaatagttcatgcaaaaatgaaaattctctcatcgtttactcaccatcaagtttgactttcttctgcagaacaaaaatcaaatatttttggaagaatgtttcagctctgtgagtccatacaatgcaagtaaatggaggccaaaactttgaagctccaaaaatcacatcaatgcatcataaaagtaaacctgaagacttcagtgttttaatctgtgtcttctgaagggatttaatctgttttgggtgagaacagaccaaagtacaactcctttttcactataaactatccttggtgatcatgatttcaagcttgattaccttgtcttgtgcctagagactgcaatggcaaggtgCACAGTGAAAAAAGACTGTtccaatttaaaatcaataagattgcttcacaagacatggattaaaccactggagtcctgtggattatgtttatgctggtaaattttgttcaccattcacttacattgtatggaccaacagagctgatgtaTTCTTCAAAAGATCtgacatctggaatgacatgaggatgagtaaattatgagagaattttcatttttgggtgaactatccctttatataaGACTTGGAAAAGCACTCGATAAAATAGgaaataaaacctttgaaaaatagGTTCTGCACTGATTGCTttaattgtttttactttttggcAGGATAATAAAGAAAAAGCATTATGTGTTATCCCAGTCATAACATCTCCTAAAGAGGAGGAGAGACTTATACAGGGCTGCGTAAGGGTGAGATTCTCAGAGCAATATAAATATTCTCTGCAAGTGATTTGTTGTCTTTTAGgtttttttatgttca
The sequence above is a segment of the Xyrauchen texanus isolate HMW12.3.18 chromosome 38, RBS_HiC_50CHRs, whole genome shotgun sequence genome. Coding sequences within it:
- the LOC127631932 gene encoding BTB/POZ domain-containing adapter for CUL3-mediated RhoA degradation protein 2-like, whose amino-acid sequence is MSGESCLHKLQPHTGPIVSVPSAACPKTNACTYHGVSGNKYVQLNVGGNLYYSTLQVLTRQDTLLRSMFSGKIEVLTDMEGWILIDRCGKHFCSILSYLRDGFVTLPKSRQGIMELMAEAKYYQIQGLLDMCQRALQDNKEKALCVIPVITSPKEEERLIQGCVRPVVKLLYNRGNNKYSYTSNSDDNLLKNIELFEKLSLSYSGRVLFIKDVIGDEICCWSFYGQGRMLSEICCTSIVYATEKKQTKVEFPEARIYEEMLNALLYETLPVPDYSLLEATRRRNICCTHSEEEEAVELRERVRRIHIKRYSSYDDRPLGH